The bacterium nucleotide sequence TATCATGTTTTTCTGTATCTGAAAGGCGAACTTCCCAGTGTGGAGGAGGCAATCCACGTCGCCCAGCCTCGCATGCTTATCGATAAGGCGGAAGCATTGCGACGCATCACGAATGCTCTGCAGGCCGGAGAAAGTGACGGCAACTGATGAGTGTGCAAAACGAACGCACGCATGAAGAAAAATTGCGGAACGAACAGCGGAGTTGTCCCCAGTGCGGTTTTGTCATCACGAATCCGATGACGGACCGCTGTCCGCGCTGTTTCAGCCATGTTGCACGGGCTGAAGCAAATTGCGGCAGCTGCACGTGGCAGGGAAACTGTGAATTCGCACATCTTGTTCATTCTACAGCAAAAGAAAAAACGTAAATACAATCTATCACTATACGAGGCACGCAATGCAGATTAAAGAACAGATCGAAGGGGATGTCGTGGTTCTCTCCATGCGGGGCAACCTCATGGGCGAACCCGAAACTTCGGAGTTCCGCGACAAGATCAAAGATCTCGTGCGCGACGGCTTCCTGAAAATCGTCCTCGACGTCTCAAAGATTAAATGGCTCAACAGCTCCGGTCTCGGTGCATTGATTTCGGCGCTTGCCAGCGTTAACAACAGCGGCGGCGACATGCGCATCGCCAATGTCACGGAGAAGATCAAAAGTCTGTTCATGATCACCCAGCTGATCAAAGTGTTCAAAACCTTTGAATCCACCGAACGGGCCGTCGCCAGCTTTATTGTGGATCCGATCAGCGGGAAAAAGAGCGAGGAGGCGTAACCCGTCATCGCAATCCTCTCTCACCCCAACGTTGTTTGTTATTGTGGCGCCGTCGCGGAAGCGGCGGCGTTTCTTTTTTTCCAGCCCAGAATGGCGCTGCTGCCGGGGAGAACTTCCAGTGCCTGATCAAACCTCGCGTCCGCTTCCGCATACATCCCGTGCTGCGACAGGTAAATCCCGCGATTGCTGATCATGTTGGCATAGAGTTCCTTGATCGCAGGGACCAGCCGTTCATCGCTCACGAAGTTCCGGAAGCGCAGATCAGGCCAGAACAGCTCGTTCGGCGGCGGAACATCCTCGGGCCGGTACAGGCGGAATGCGAGTCCTTCGGGAACACGCTCATACCCCTCACCAAACTGCTTTTCCATTTCGATCGTCAGATACACGGGGCGCTCGGGGTAGCTGCGATCAATCATGGCGTTGATCAGTCCATTATACGCAGCTTCGATCATGGTTGGATTATAGGGCCGCCCCTCTTCGAATTTTGCGAGCTCAACTTCGAAACGTTCCAGCTCGTCCTTCACCAGCGCCGCAAGTGCGGGATGATTGTTGCGCAGCTGCTCGAGATACCAGGAACGGCGAAACAATTCCTTGTCCAGCACAATCACGTCGGGACGCAGGTTTTCCACCAGCTGGTAGTAGTAACTGGCCGACACCCAGTAATCCCATTGATAGGAGATTATCAGCGCATTTTTCTGCAGGGAAGCGAATACCCCGTGGGTATAATCCTCAACCAGGGTATTCCCGGCCTGTGAGACCCTGGATGCGTTGAGCAGCAGTGGAAACACCAGCAGGGCCCCGACGATGGCAGTGCCTGCGGTCGCGGACATTCCTTTCGCGACCATCGACGGGAGTTCGGCAATGGTGAAGGATGCCCAGATGGCGAGAACAAAGAACGCCAGCAGAAAATAGCTGTCGATATCGTGGATGTCATAGCCTGATGCCCAGACGAGACAGGTGAGAAAGAGCAGTAGAAGATACGCGGCCAGCGGGGCACCGCGTTTCCAGCTCAGGAACGCGCCGATCACGGCAGCTGCAAAGCCGGCATAGACCATGTCACGCGTGAATGCCGTGAACGCGTAGGCAAACTGCTTCTGCCAGGCCGCTGCGCTCGAGAACATCCACACGCTGTACTGCGCCCCGGAAACATGCCGGTACAACGCATTGAGTGTCACAGGATCTCCCCAGTTCAGCCACGGATCGGACGCTGCACGCAGCGGCAGATACAGGTATGGCAGGAGTCCCGCGGCAAACACCGGCACGGCAACTGCGACATCGCGCCAGAACCCTTCCCGCTTTCCATGCTGCCATACGAGAAGGACAGCGAATGCGGGGAGGAGAAAAATCGTGCTCATATGATTGCCGAATGACAATCCCAGCAGAAGCGCGAGAACGAGCAGGCGCCTGCGAAAAGTGTCACTTTCGCTCTCAGGCACAAAGAACAATACCGCACTGCGCCAGAGCAGCAGTGACAGCATGAACACATGAAGTGGATACACTTCGATGCTCAGCGCCGTACGCCAGTACGTGCCCGAGAGACCAAGCAGCAGGGCGCCGGCGAACGCGGCAGCGAGCGGCAGCATGCCGCCCGGGGTTACGGACGTTGACCGGACAGAAGAGGCCGACTTCTTCGCGTTTTTCTGTTTCTTTGCCACCCCCCTCTTTCTTTTCACCGGTACGGTCAGCAACACATACAACCATTGTACTGTCACACCCGCCGCCGCTGCACTCAGGATCGCGGCGAAGAGGTTCATGCGATAAATGCCGTCACCCAGCGGAAGGTTCGCCCAGAGACCTGCGAGCAGCGTGAAGAGAGGATAGCCGGTAGGATGCGCGATTCCCCAGGTGTGCGCAACGGCCGATAGCTCGCCTGCATCAATGAAATCCATGGAGGGTGCCAGGGTGAGCACGTAAACGATCAGACAGAGCAGAAATACGGCGAGCGATGCGAACCACCGCAGGCGGCGGGTTTCCGTCATGACTTCTTCTCTCCTTCAGGCATTTCGGTGATGTTGAGAAAATAGTCTTCCAGGGAACGCCGCGGCGCAAACGATGCGACAGCGATGCCCGCATTCACGAGCGCCGCGTTGGTGCGCGCCAGGTCGCCGTCGGCGAGCACACAGGAAATTTCATCGTCCTGCGTACGAAGTTCACGCACCCACTCCATACCTTCGAGCAGCGCATGCGCCTGATCGAGCGGCTGCGCGGAGATGCGTACGCTGATGCTGTCCTCACCGAGCAGATCCTGCACACTCCCCTGCACGACGAGCCTGCCCTGATGCAGGATGCACATCCTCGTGGCCACCTGCTCGATTTCATGCAGAAGATGAGAAGAAAGAAAAATCGTCATCCCGTGCTCGCGGTTCAGCCTGAGTATGAGCTCCCGCACTTCCTTCATTCCCTGCGGATCGAGTCCGTTTGTCGGTTCATCGAGGATAAGCAGTTCCGGGGTCGGCAGCAGCGCCTGTGCGATGCCGAGCCGCTGCTTCATGCCATGCGAGTAGGCTTTCACCCGATCCCCGGCCCTGTCGGCGAGGCCGACGATTTTGAGCACCTCCCGGATACGCGTGTGGTCCACATCCCCGTACAGTGCTGAAACAATTTCAAGATTTTTGCGGGCACTCAGATAGAGGTAAAAGTCCGGACGCTCAACGAGTCCCCCCACCTTCGCCAGCACGCTGCGGTCTTCCCTGACATCTTTCCCGAAGAGTTCGAGTCGACCGTGGGTAGGAGCGATCAGCGACAGCACCATGCGGATCGTGGTGCTTTTCCCCGCGCCATTGGGACCGAGGAAGCCGTAAATATCTCCGCGCTGTACGGCGATATCGAGTCCCTCAACGGCGACGCGTTTGCCGTAATTTTTTCCGAGTCCCTGGGTACGAAGAACGATGTCTGTTTCCGGCATAAGATCAGAGATAAAGAATGAGGAAAATCATGGGGACGAGAATGCCGGCTGCGGTCAGCCATGCACCGCGGCCGGAAATACCTTTTTTCCCCTTGAGGATGAAGAGTCCGGAGATGGCGAGCACAACGAGCGCCCCGGCGAAAATGTCGGAAAACCAGGTCCAGAGCTGCCGAGGAGTATTGTAATGCAGATAGTTCACTTCAAAGAACACCGCGCGACGGCGCGCATGTTCAAGAACGCCCACACCGCTGGACATATCCACAGTCAGCGATCCACCATCAAGGAAAATCTTTACAGTGGCGTCATCGGGAAAATAGTGTTTTTTGTAATTGTCCGCCTCATCGAACGCGGACAGGAGTTCGAGCGCGGCGTCACGGTCAAACGACGCACGCTGGATGCCGCTTTCGACCTGCACCTCCTGCCTTGTGATTTCGTAATTCGGATCCCACTCCTTGATATGATTGAGGGCGATGCCGGATAGTGCGTATATCACGGTCATGGCCGCGAAAAAATAGCCGAGGTCGCGATGAATCGCCTGATTCCAGAGACGTATACGATGAGAAAGCTTCATGCTGGGCATACTGTGATGTGAGTGGGAACAGGGATAACAGCTATAGAAAAGGCCAAGCTCTCACTTGGCCTTTTCCTGCTTCTGCTGCGTAATCAGTGGGCGTGTTCTTCGCCCTCCTCTGCGGGCATGTCCTTTGCCACGGGCACGTCGCTGCCATCTTTCATCGAGTAGGTGACGCAGTCGAGGTGCCAGCGGGAGATGTACGGTTTGCCGCTCTCTGCAAGCTCGGCGCGGAGATTGCGCACGGCGTCCATGCCCTGCGGTTCGACATGACCGTCATTGCCCTGGCCTTCGCCGTTCTTCATTTCTTTTTCCGCTTTGTTCATGCCCTTCTCATGCTCGGCAAGATCCTGACCGGCATGATCATGGGTCTCTTCCTCGCTCTGTGCGGCGAGCAGTTCCTGCTCGTACTCGGCGATGTAGGCGCTGTCAATGCGTGTTTCGCGAAGGATACCCTTCACAACGATATCGCTGCCTTCGAGCTCACGTGCGAACGCGGGCATATCTTCCGGCGCTTCAACGCGGATTTTCTCATTCGTTTCCGCATCCGTCACGTGCACACGGCGTCCGCCATGCTTGCAGACATGCGTAACCAGACCTTCAATCGTGACTTCGCCATCGATGTTGTCCTGCGCGCTGGCGAGCATTTTGGTCACCGTAACGGCGCTCCCTGCGGCATCCTTGTTTTCATCCGAGTTCTGCTGTCCACATGCGGTGAGCAGTACAGCGGCAAGGGTGATAACAAAAAACTGTTTCATTCGTGTCTCCTGTTGCTATATGAGGTGCGTGTGTGCATCTGGTTCGCGTGCGCCTGGACGCGAAAGGATTCAAGTAATAAAAATACGCAAAGACCCTGAATTTTCCATCGCAGATCGTTACGCGCTGGCGTAGCGTTTTTCGAGAACGACACGGCCATTTTTCACGACGGTGTTCAGGTGATTGACCCCATAGTGATAAAGAATGCGCTGGTAATTGGGCGTATCGAACATGAGCAGATCGGCCTGTTTACCAACTTCAATGCTCCCGTGTGTTTCCGCACGATCCAGTGCGGCAGCGGCATTGATGGTCGAGGCGGTGATGATTTCCTCCATGGTCATACCCATCTGCAGCGCCGCCAGGCTCATCATCAGCTGCATGTTTTCACTCATGCAGGAACCGGGATTCGCATCCGTGGCGATGGCGACGGGCAAGCCGGCGTCAATCAGTCTGCGCGCATCGGGGAACTCCTCTCCAAGAAAGAGCGAAACGCCGGGCAGCAGCGTCGCGATGGTCCCGGCTTCCTTCATGCGAGTGATACCTTCGTCGCTGATATGATCGAGATGGTCGGCGGAAGACGCGTGCATCTCGGCAGCCAGTTCGGATCCGGCCCCGGCGGTAATCTGGTCGGCGTGGACCCGGACGTTCAATCCGAGTTCTCTGCCCCGTGTGAAGATTTCGCGGGCTTCATCTATCGTGAATGCGCCCTTTTCGATAAATACGTCACAGTACTCGGCGAGCTTTCGTGAAGCGACCTCGGGGAGCATGTCGTCGAGAACGAGCCGTACATAGTCTTCGCGGCGATCTTTGTAGTCGAAAGGAATGGTGTGCGCACCGAGGAAGGTCGGCA carries:
- a CDS encoding PepSY-associated TM helix domain-containing protein → MKLSHRIRLWNQAIHRDLGYFFAAMTVIYALSGIALNHIKEWDPNYEITRQEVQVESGIQRASFDRDAALELLSAFDEADNYKKHYFPDDATVKIFLDGGSLTVDMSSGVGVLEHARRRAVFFEVNYLHYNTPRQLWTWFSDIFAGALVVLAISGLFILKGKKGISGRGAWLTAAGILVPMIFLILYL
- a CDS encoding DUF2723 domain-containing protein; this translates as MTETRRLRWFASLAVFLLCLIVYVLTLAPSMDFIDAGELSAVAHTWGIAHPTGYPLFTLLAGLWANLPLGDGIYRMNLFAAILSAAAAGVTVQWLYVLLTVPVKRKRGVAKKQKNAKKSASSVRSTSVTPGGMLPLAAAFAGALLLGLSGTYWRTALSIEVYPLHVFMLSLLLWRSAVLFFVPESESDTFRRRLLVLALLLGLSFGNHMSTIFLLPAFAVLLVWQHGKREGFWRDVAVAVPVFAAGLLPYLYLPLRAASDPWLNWGDPVTLNALYRHVSGAQYSVWMFSSAAAWQKQFAYAFTAFTRDMVYAGFAAAVIGAFLSWKRGAPLAAYLLLLFLTCLVWASGYDIHDIDSYFLLAFFVLAIWASFTIAELPSMVAKGMSATAGTAIVGALLVFPLLLNASRVSQAGNTLVEDYTHGVFASLQKNALIISYQWDYWVSASYYYQLVENLRPDVIVLDKELFRRSWYLEQLRNNHPALAALVKDELERFEVELAKFEEGRPYNPTMIEAAYNGLINAMIDRSYPERPVYLTIEMEKQFGEGYERVPEGLAFRLYRPEDVPPPNELFWPDLRFRNFVSDERLVPAIKELYANMISNRGIYLSQHGMYAEADARFDQALEVLPGSSAILGWKKRNAAASATAPQ
- a CDS encoding STAS domain-containing protein, encoding MQIKEQIEGDVVVLSMRGNLMGEPETSEFRDKIKDLVRDGFLKIVLDVSKIKWLNSSGLGALISALASVNNSGGDMRIANVTEKIKSLFMITQLIKVFKTFESTERAVASFIVDPISGKKSEEA
- the hutI gene encoding imidazolonepropionase, yielding MMDLIFYNATQVVTAASNGSARCGKDMREIGLIRDAAIGIKDGKIAYVGPSDAIDIGDAERSISALGKTILPGLVDSHTHLVFAGAREEEFARRIAGATYAEIAADGGGINTTVKATRAATKVELTEYALHRLDSCLGFGATTVEIKSGYGLDFENEIKMLEVINELKELHVVEIVPTFLGAHTIPFDYKDRREDYVRLVLDDMLPEVASRKLAEYCDVFIEKGAFTIDEAREIFTRGRELGLNVRVHADQITAGAGSELAAEMHASSADHLDHISDEGITRMKEAGTIATLLPGVSLFLGEEFPDARRLIDAGLPVAIATDANPGSCMSENMQLMMSLAALQMGMTMEEIITASTINAAAALDRAETHGSIEVGKQADLLMFDTPNYQRILYHYGVNHLNTVVKNGRVVLEKRYASA
- a CDS encoding ABC transporter ATP-binding protein codes for the protein MPETDIVLRTQGLGKNYGKRVAVEGLDIAVQRGDIYGFLGPNGAGKSTTIRMVLSLIAPTHGRLELFGKDVREDRSVLAKVGGLVERPDFYLYLSARKNLEIVSALYGDVDHTRIREVLKIVGLADRAGDRVKAYSHGMKQRLGIAQALLPTPELLILDEPTNGLDPQGMKEVRELILRLNREHGMTIFLSSHLLHEIEQVATRMCILHQGRLVVQGSVQDLLGEDSISVRISAQPLDQAHALLEGMEWVRELRTQDDEISCVLADGDLARTNAALVNAGIAVASFAPRRSLEDYFLNITEMPEGEKKS